One window of Triticum dicoccoides isolate Atlit2015 ecotype Zavitan chromosome 5A, WEW_v2.0, whole genome shotgun sequence genomic DNA carries:
- the LOC119303582 gene encoding uncharacterized protein LOC119303582 produces MQVEGNLRPTNMSVPSAKIIRYPDQMEKAWGWWRLLPIYQGLGSDMPLYREYLCEYYLRNPPESVDDSACTRHKFVVRSAWTNENGRLIPLARKCLEMEAKFIGLCERNKIKLTDTETALSHKIKQHAQDIVDGACEYAGAYAAAAALVCICKEAELMCERAMCGRYNSGNLTCMLCNQLREHAISLMLYKGSGSIAAAAGAAMLGAAKEAKLLRENLSNLSCDEEMSVSIREEACCILQDMHTEAFGANGKNNIAAAAAAGADISTRHGSALLGI; encoded by the exons ATGCAAGTAGAGGGTAATTTGAGACCTACAAATATGTCGGTACCTTCGGCAAAGATCATCAGGTACCCAG ATCAAATGGAGAAGGCATGGGGATGGTGGAGGCTGCTGCCCATCTATCAGGGCCTCGGTTCGGACATGCCCCTCTACCGGGAGTACCTCTGCGAGTACTACCTCCGCAATCCTCCTGAATCTGTCGATGACTCTGCCTGTACCAGGCACAAGTTTGTGGTCCGATCTGCATGGACAAATGAGAATGGCCGTCTCATTCCTCTCGCCCGCAAG TGCCTGGAGATGGAGGCCAAGTTCATCGGTCTGTGTGAGAGGAACAAGATAAAATTAACTGACACTGAGACTGCCCTGAGCCACAAAATCAAGCAGCATGCGCAGGACATAGTTGATGGAGCGTGTGAATATGCTGGTGcatatgctgctgctgctgctttggtG TGTATCTGCAAAGAGGCTGAGTTGATGTGCGAGAGGGCTATGTGCGGGAGATACAACTCTGGTAACTTGACTTGCATGCTCTGCAATCAGCTCAGAGAGCATGCCATCAGTCTTATGTTGTACAAAGGGTCTGGATCCATCGCCGCCGCTGCTGGTGCCGCCATGCTG GGCGCTGCAAAGGAGGCCAAGCTGTTACGTGAGAATCTGAGCAATCTAAGCTGTGATGAAGAAATGTCTGTTTCCATTCGGGAGGAAGCCTGTTGCATTCTGCAGGACATGCACACTGAAGCTTTTGGTGCTAATGGGAAGAACaacattgctgctgctgctgctgctggagcagATATATCTACTAGGCACG GATCAGCACTGTTGGGAATTTGA